A stretch of the Uranotaenia lowii strain MFRU-FL chromosome 3, ASM2978415v1, whole genome shotgun sequence genome encodes the following:
- the LOC129756440 gene encoding CLIP domain-containing serine protease B4-like encodes MDRIGLAWCLLVIGVFQQTFAASLNDACVNPRKQAGVCIGLRQCKELSDIWTKPIVSPEESAYVQQSQCGKDANRKVLVCCAGASRPAEPSEPTNVLPRPFDCGRDLSDRIFGGQPTAVDEFPWTALLHYRKPQNRYGHHCGGTLINNRYVLTAAHCIKAVPATWKVIGVRLGEYNLTNDAQDCYKDVCSDPPVDFGVDKIIIHEQYDPKSAAQWNDIALIRLDRNVETSDFISPICLPLEDRIKSLNHVGTKQWAAGWGRTENNEPSDVKLKVQLEVSDWDRCSNLYKRARAVLRKTQLCAGGKKDEDTCSGDSGGPLMRQIGATYYQFGIVSFGPKKCGTPDAPGVYTDVSQFVDWIESKLE; translated from the exons ATGGACAGGATCGGATTAGCTTGGTGCCTTCTGGTGATTGGTGTTTTCCAACAAACGTTTGCCGCTT CCCTAAACGATGCCTGTGTCAACCCCAGGAAACAGGCTGGTGTCTGTATTGGTCTGAGGCAGTGCAAGGAGTTGTCCGACATTTGGACCAAGCCGATTGTGTCCCCGGAAGAGAGTGCGTACGTTCAACAAAGCCAATGCGGAAAGGATGCCAACCGAAAAGTACTG GTTTGTTGTGCCGGAGCCAGCAGACCGGCGGAACCGAGTGAACCGACCAATGTCCTTCCGCGGCCTTTCGACTGCGGACGTGATTTGTCGGATCGTATCTTTGGTGGCCAACCAACTGCTGTGGATGAATTCCCCTGGACAGCGCTGTTACACTACCGGAAACCACAGAATCGGTACGGGCACCATTGCGGAGGAACACTTATCAACAATCGCTACGTGCTGACAGCTGCCCATTGCATTAAGGCTGTCCCTGCTACATGGAAAGT AATCGGAGTTCGACTTGGGGAATACAACTTGACCAACGATGCGCAAGACTGTTACAAAGATGTTTGTTCCGATCCTCCGGTCGATTTTGGAGTCGACAAAATAATTATCCATGAACAGTACGATCCGAAGTCCGCCGCCCAATGGAACGATATCGCCCTGATTCGCTTGGACAGAAACGTCGAAACGTCCGACTTCATCTCCCCGATCTGTTTGCCTCTGGAGGACCGAATCAAGAGCCTGAACCATGTCGGAACCAAACAGTGGGCTGCCGGCTGGGGACGCACCGAAAAta ATGAACCAAGTGACGTGAAGTTAAAAGTTCAACTGGAAGTCTCCGATTGGGATCGCTGTTCGAATTTGTACAAACGAGCTCGCGCCGTCCTGCGCAAAACGCAGCTGTGTGCCGGTGGCAAGAAAGATGAGGATACCTGTTCAGGAGATTCCGGTGGACCCCTGATGAGACAAATCGGTGCCACTTACTACCAGTTTGGAATTGTTAGTTTTGGGCCGAAAAAGTGTGGAACCCCGGATGCTCCCGGAGTGTACACCGATGTATCGCAGTTTGTGGATTGGATCGAAAGTAAGCTGGAGTGA
- the LOC129753457 gene encoding uncharacterized protein K02A2.6-like, producing MTRDIQEMTDACGVCQKHQRSNVKHTVISKEIPSLPFERVATDLFHFRGREFILLVDSYSSYFDFKELANTSSRTIIQQLKEWFAVHGIPRVLESDNGPQYSSQEFKEFSKEWCFDRSTSSPNFPRANGLAERYVQTAKAILKKCAEDKTDLQLALLHSRNTPRSADLPSSSERLMGRLLRSNLPCTKMSLQPRPVSRVSTALNEEREHQKQYADRGAVESKRYNQGDSIMLQNHETKTWTPATILKCTDGRRSYVVTDGERVLRRNSHHITRGPTRFRF from the coding sequence ATGACGCGAGATATCCAGGAAATGACGGACGCTTGTGGGGTCTGtcagaaacatcagcgaagcaatgTCAAACATACAGTGATTTCCAAAGAGATTCCAAGCCTACCATTTGAGAGAGTTGCAACAGATTTGTTTCACTTCAGAGGAAGGGAGTTCATATTGTTAGTTGATAGCTACTCTAGCTACTTTGACTTCAAGGAGCTAGCGAATACTTCATCTCGTACCATAATCCAACAATTGAAAGAGTGGTTCGCAGTACACGGCATCCCTAGAGTATTGGAATCAGACAACGGTCCTCAGTATTCGTCTCAAGAGTTCAAAGAGTTCTCGAAAGAATGGTGTTTCGACCGCAGTACCTCCAGCCCAAACTTCCCGAGAGCCAATGGACTAGCCGAGAGGTATGTTCAAACAGCAAAAGCCATACTCAAGAAATGTGCAGAGGACAAAACCGATTTGCAGCTCGCGCTGCTGCATTCTAGAAACACGCCAAGGTCAGCCGATTTACCATCATCTAGTGAAAGACTCATGGGTCGCCTCCTACGTTCGAACTTGCCATGTACCAAAATGAGCTTGCAACCCAGACCGGTCAGCAGGGTGTCCACGGCTCTCAATGAAGAGAGAGAGCACCAAAAGCAATATGCAGATCGCGGAGCAGTGGAGTCCAAGCGATACAACCAAGGAGACTCAATCATGCTTCAGAATCACGAAACAAAGACATGGACTCCCGCAACCATTCTCAAGTGCACCGACGGGAGAAGATCGTACGTGGTTACAGATGGGGAAAGAGTACTGAGAAGAAATTCACACCATATAACGAGAGGCCCGACACGCTTCCGGTTTTAA